The following proteins come from a genomic window of Eleginops maclovinus isolate JMC-PN-2008 ecotype Puerto Natales chromosome 8, JC_Emac_rtc_rv5, whole genome shotgun sequence:
- the LOC134868667 gene encoding uncharacterized protein LOC134868667, with product MDSDNSDSSSDPDTFFEVAESDPMLEDNVRGVMPYRYEPYLDELEPQGSTESSDGEAEGAVGGAAVADGRMPMDFGRLQHVEWCSCGRCEPMPLVVESVCCREQSRVCERREEEGADTRCITEHSGFEPVCLNLHVLRTAHFHYRQEYGDVEGNEWKRYTGYRQFVRWCYEYLGRHVRVPIPSCVVWCIRRTFPSIDYRGFQDTNSP from the exons atggattctgacaactccgattcatcctcggatcctgacacatttttcgaagtggcagagtccgacccaatgctggaggacaatgtgaggggcgttatgccctatagatacgagccatacttggatgagttggagccacagggttctacggaaagttcggatggcgaggcagaaggcgctgttggtggtgctgctgtggcagacggtcggatgcctatggattttggcagactacagcacgtggaatg gtgttcttgtgggagatgtgagccaatgccactggtagtggagtcggtgtgctgccgcgaacagtcaagagtgtgcgagaggagagaggaggagggagcagacacccgctgcatcacagaacattctggctttgagccagtttgtctgaatctgcatgTTCTGCGCACCGCACATTTCCACTATCGGCAAGAATACGGGGATGTAGAGGGAAACGA gTGGAAGAGGTACACTGGATACAGACAGTTTGTGCGATGGTGCTACGAGTACCTGGGAAGACATGTCAGGGTCCCCATACCttcctgtgtggtgtggtgtatccggagaacttttccctccattgatTACAGGGGGTTCCAGGACACCAACAGCCCGTGA
- the LOC134868771 gene encoding beta-1,3-galactosyltransferase 9 has protein sequence MQCSLCRLRTHQWCFLLFNVLLFHALLFGADFVEEYLLQPTPGVYTDGLVVDVREKARKLDLSKARENMSQAYPISNPDACRNTDLFLLTLVFSSPANVTQRDAIRKTWGNQTLMQGFPVRILFYLGSTETFSAQEALMIESELHGDLVQGLAMADSSFRGPTERTILALRWAITFCPVARFVLLTKDSAFVNLPAIGGYLLGLPRHPEDLYLGRVIQRDSPDRNPNSRGYLPPALYPNKYLPEYCDGTAYVLSQDVIRKVYIASAAVRAPVPADVYVGICAQKAGVTPTHSARFSGEKHIHYNACCYRYLFSSAGMESHELDTVWADLGKKGGGCSLLQTYKGVVTCKALTYLDKLPFFKSKGEAISPGSVRE, from the exons ATGCAG tGCTCTCTGTGCAGGCTGCGAACCCACCAGTGGTGTTTCCTCCTCTTCAACGTCCTCCTCTTCCATGCGTTGTTGTTTGGGGCGGACTTTGTGGAAGAGTACCTCCTGCAGCCCACGCCGGGGGTCTACACTGATGGCCTGGTTGTTGACGTAAGAGAAAAAGCAAGGAAACTAGACCTGAGCAAAGCCAGGGAGAACATGTCCCAGGCCTACCCCATCTCTAACCCCGACGCCTGCAGAAACActgacctcttcctcctcactctcGTCTTCAGCTCCCCGGCTAATGTCACCCAGAGAGATGCAATCAGGAAGACGTGGGGCAACCAAACGCTCATGCAAGGCTTCCCAGTGCGGATACTCTTCTACTTAGGATCAACTGAGACTTTCTCTGCACAGGAGGCCCTTATGATAGAGTCTGAGCTCCATGGGGATCTGGTGCAGGGTCTTGCAATGGCTGATTCGTCGTTCCGTGGCCCAACAGAGAGGACAATCCTGGCCCTCCGCTGGGCGATAACTTTCTGTCCTGTCGCACGTTTTGTCCTGCTGACAAAGGACTCTGCGTTTGTGAACCTCCCCGCCATTGGAGGATACCTACTCGGGCTGCCCAGGCACCCTGAGGACCTTTATTTAGGGCGAGTGATCCAGAGAGACTCCCCTGATAGGAACCCTAACAGTCGTGGCTACCTACCTCCAGCTCTCTACCCTAACAAGTACCTGCCTGAGTATTGTGACGGGACGGCGTATGTTCTGTCCCAGGATGTGATCCGAAAAGTGTACATAGCATCAGCTGCAGTTCGTGCTCCAGTGCCGGCAGATGTTTATGTGGGCATTTGTGCACAGAAAGCCGGCGTAACACCGACCCACAGTGCCAGGTTCTCAGGGGAGAAACACATCCATTACAACGCCTGCTGCTACCGCTACCTGTTCAGCTCTGCAGGAATGGAAAGCCATGAGCTTGATACAGTGTGGGCAGATCTGGGAAAGAAGGGGGGAGGATGCTCTCTGTTGCAGACATACAAAGGTGTGGTGACCTGCAAGGCCCTGACGTACCTGGATAAACTGCCCTTCTTCAAATCCAAGGGGGAAGCCATATCTCCTGGTTCAGTGAGAGAGTGA